A stretch of Gemmatimonas aurantiaca T-27 DNA encodes these proteins:
- a CDS encoding enoyl-CoA hydratase/isomerase family protein, producing MTNATDTADTRYSHLQVTTTDAGVRTIQLHRPERLNAVNPALAESLPRAMHDAAQDDAVRVVVITGAGRGFCAGLDLSEPVGLGDTRAERLDAYYWVGRWVQSITQCDKPVIAAINGAAAGAGFGLALACDLRLLSASATCTAGYVRRGLSPDAGVTWFLPRLIGQARAMDIVLTGRDITSQEAERIGLVSSVIPDADFSATVAQYAAALAAGPPVALALSKRLLLGSSDASLDAQLREELVHIKHCFASADVREALQAFREKRAPVFRGS from the coding sequence ATGACCAACGCGACAGACACCGCCGACACGCGCTATTCCCATCTGCAGGTCACGACGACGGATGCCGGCGTGCGCACGATCCAGTTGCATCGCCCGGAGCGGCTGAATGCCGTGAATCCGGCGCTGGCCGAGTCGTTGCCGCGTGCCATGCACGACGCGGCGCAGGATGATGCCGTGCGTGTGGTGGTGATCACCGGCGCCGGTCGAGGCTTTTGCGCGGGCCTCGATCTGTCCGAACCGGTCGGTCTCGGCGACACACGCGCCGAACGGCTCGATGCCTACTACTGGGTCGGTCGGTGGGTGCAGAGCATCACGCAGTGCGACAAGCCCGTGATTGCCGCCATCAATGGGGCCGCAGCGGGCGCTGGATTTGGGCTCGCATTGGCCTGCGATCTGCGCCTGCTCAGCGCCAGTGCCACGTGCACCGCTGGATACGTGCGCCGGGGATTGTCGCCGGATGCCGGGGTGACGTGGTTCCTGCCGCGGCTCATTGGCCAGGCGCGGGCCATGGACATCGTCCTCACAGGCCGTGACATCACGTCCCAAGAGGCGGAACGCATCGGCCTCGTGTCATCGGTCATTCCCGATGCGGACTTCAGTGCGACCGTCGCGCAATACGCCGCCGCACTGGCCGCCGGTCCGCCAGTGGCGCTGGCGCTCAGCAAGCGCCTCCTGCTGGGCAGCAGCGACGCGTCACTCGATGCACAGTTGCGCGAAGAACTCGTTCACATCAAACACTGTTTTGCCAGCGCCGACGTGCGGGAAGCGTTGCAGGCCTTTCGTGAGAAGCGGGCTCCGGTCTTCCGCGGATCCTGA
- a CDS encoding 2'-5' RNA ligase family protein yields MAAAFGIFVLTELAGEAGAAVREIQQRFDPKLARLTPPHITVVGSSGLGSIPTDTPVERIRDALAPIAATTAPMSLRLEPPHRFMQTDIVSLPLDPHGPLRTMHERIGKSGLPFKAARFRFTPHCTLSFYPTLTPQRERELLALRVTAPAIIDRLQVYLTRDPQPSKLLFELPLLG; encoded by the coding sequence ATGGCAGCGGCATTTGGCATCTTTGTGCTCACGGAACTGGCCGGCGAAGCTGGCGCAGCCGTACGTGAGATTCAGCAGCGGTTCGATCCGAAGCTCGCACGGTTGACGCCGCCGCACATCACGGTGGTGGGTTCGTCCGGGCTCGGTTCCATACCCACCGATACCCCAGTGGAGCGCATTCGGGACGCACTCGCGCCGATTGCGGCGACGACGGCCCCGATGTCATTGCGTCTCGAGCCTCCGCATCGGTTCATGCAGACGGACATCGTGTCATTGCCACTCGATCCGCACGGCCCCCTGCGCACGATGCATGAACGCATCGGCAAGAGCGGACTGCCTTTCAAGGCGGCACGCTTCCGGTTCACCCCGCACTGCACGCTGAGCTTCTATCCGACGCTCACGCCGCAGCGGGAGCGCGAGCTGCTGGCACTGCGTGTCACAGCACCGGCCATCATCGACCGCCTGCAGGTGTACCTGACCCGCGATCCTCAGCCCAGCAAGTTGTTGTTCGAGTTGCCGTTGCTCGGCTGA
- a CDS encoding putative signal transducing protein, translated as MGEAMVVIREYVNEMEALVARSVLEAHEIPAVVLRDDAGGMLPSMHLLYPVRLAVRTVDSAQALRILDAPFEMDASDDFVPGDDAPRGL; from the coding sequence ATGGGAGAAGCTATGGTGGTCATTCGCGAATACGTGAACGAGATGGAAGCACTCGTTGCACGCAGTGTGCTCGAGGCACACGAGATCCCCGCGGTCGTGCTGCGTGACGATGCCGGCGGCATGCTCCCCTCCATGCACCTGCTGTATCCGGTGCGCCTCGCGGTACGCACTGTCGACAGCGCGCAGGCGCTGCGCATTCTCGACGCACCATTCGAGATGGACGCATCGGACGACTTCGTGCCGGGTGACGACGCCCCACGAGGCCTGTGA
- a CDS encoding SDR family oxidoreductase: MSGPFAGQVVLITGASSGIGAELARQFAASGARVALAARDGARLEQVAAACRAQGGDALVVVGDVSVETDCASIIARTVAAFGRLDVLVNNAGLGSSAPFESITDLSIFETLMRVNYLGSVWCTAHALPHLRATSGRIVAISSLTGLTGVPKRTAYAATKHAMAGFFDSLRIELDGSGVSVTVIYPGFVFSEINQRALSSDGTPYGERGYKRQPGETMPTDECCRLILQATARRDRDLVMTWRGKIGRLLKLISPRLVDGIAKRAIETRQ; the protein is encoded by the coding sequence GTGAGCGGTCCGTTTGCCGGTCAGGTCGTCCTGATCACCGGCGCTTCGAGCGGTATCGGCGCCGAGTTGGCACGACAGTTTGCGGCAAGTGGTGCACGGGTGGCCTTGGCCGCGCGTGATGGTGCCCGTCTCGAGCAGGTGGCAGCGGCATGTCGGGCCCAGGGCGGTGACGCGCTGGTGGTGGTGGGCGACGTGAGTGTGGAAACCGACTGCGCGTCGATCATCGCGCGCACGGTGGCTGCATTCGGCCGTCTTGATGTCCTGGTGAACAATGCCGGTCTTGGCTCCAGCGCCCCATTCGAGAGCATCACCGACCTGTCCATCTTCGAAACGCTGATGCGGGTGAACTATCTCGGTAGTGTGTGGTGCACCGCCCATGCCTTGCCACACCTGCGCGCGACATCAGGACGCATCGTGGCCATCTCGAGCCTCACCGGGCTCACGGGTGTACCCAAACGCACGGCCTATGCCGCCACAAAACACGCGATGGCCGGCTTTTTCGATTCGCTGCGCATCGAACTCGATGGCAGTGGTGTGTCGGTGACGGTGATCTATCCCGGTTTTGTCTTCTCCGAAATCAATCAACGGGCGTTGTCGTCCGACGGGACGCCATACGGAGAGCGCGGTTACAAGCGTCAGCCCGGGGAGACGATGCCCACGGACGAATGCTGCCGTCTCATCCTGCAAGCCACGGCGCGCCGGGATCGTGATCTCGTCATGACCTGGCGTGGAAAGATCGGACGTCTGCTGAAGCTGATCTCGCCGCGCCTCGTCGACGGCATCGCCAAACGGGCCATCGAGACGCGGCAGTAG
- a CDS encoding L-threonylcarbamoyladenylate synthase encodes MRVVAVDAVHPDPDVLADAAQILRAGGLVAFPTETVYGLGANALDPDAVARIYAAKGRPAWNPVIMHVASADMAAGFASHWPISAARLAERCWPGPLTLVVPRADHVPDIVSAGGDTVALRVPSHPVALALITAAGCPIAAPSANRFTQVSPTTAQHVVASLGDRVGLVLDGGPSTVGIESTVVDCTGDTVTILRPGMLGRETLEAALDGLGVAVRHAAPRAVPHAASQALAEASTHADDGTPAAPRSPGMADRHYAPRADVWLFAPEQQAEVSTALIARQEGSADSGPTMALLRGTVFGPSSGNGPEMMTLTMPQAPDAYARALYAALHEVDARRASLVLIEMPPDEPGWEGVRDRLTRASR; translated from the coding sequence ATGCGTGTTGTTGCCGTGGACGCCGTCCACCCCGATCCCGATGTGCTGGCTGATGCCGCACAGATCCTTCGTGCTGGTGGGCTGGTGGCCTTTCCGACGGAGACGGTCTACGGGCTGGGGGCCAACGCGCTCGACCCCGATGCGGTGGCACGCATTTACGCCGCGAAGGGCCGGCCGGCGTGGAATCCCGTGATCATGCACGTGGCCAGCGCCGATATGGCGGCCGGATTTGCATCGCACTGGCCGATCAGTGCGGCACGACTGGCGGAGCGCTGCTGGCCCGGGCCGCTCACGCTGGTGGTACCTCGAGCGGATCATGTGCCGGACATCGTGTCCGCCGGCGGCGATACCGTGGCCCTGCGTGTGCCGTCGCATCCGGTGGCACTGGCGCTGATCACCGCCGCGGGGTGTCCTATCGCCGCTCCGAGTGCGAACCGGTTCACCCAGGTGAGCCCGACCACCGCGCAACATGTGGTGGCCTCGCTGGGGGATCGGGTGGGTTTGGTGCTCGATGGTGGCCCCAGTACCGTGGGCATTGAAAGCACCGTGGTGGATTGCACCGGTGACACGGTCACGATCCTGCGCCCCGGCATGCTGGGTCGGGAGACGCTCGAAGCGGCGCTCGACGGATTGGGCGTGGCCGTTCGCCATGCGGCGCCACGTGCCGTTCCACATGCCGCCTCACAGGCCTTGGCAGAGGCTTCCACGCATGCCGATGATGGCACACCAGCGGCCCCCCGTTCGCCTGGCATGGCAGACCGGCACTATGCCCCGCGTGCCGATGTGTGGTTGTTTGCGCCGGAGCAACAGGCCGAGGTGAGCACAGCGTTGATCGCGCGCCAGGAAGGGTCAGCGGACTCCGGGCCGACCATGGCGCTGCTCCGTGGCACGGTGTTCGGTCCTTCCTCGGGCAATGGGCCGGAGATGATGACGCTGACCATGCCGCAGGCGCCCGATGCGTACGCGCGAGCCCTCTACGCGGCGTTGCATGAGGTGGACGCGCGGCGTGCGTCGCTCGTGCTGATCGAGATGCCTCCCGACGAGCCGGGATGGGAAGGCGTGCGGGACCGGCTCACGAGGGCGTCCCGGTAG
- a CDS encoding enoyl-[acyl-carrier-protein] reductase: protein MLPIDLTGKRALVAGVADDNGFGWAIAKAFAEAGASVCVATWPPALNIFLNLIERGKIDESRQMPDGSLLTFERIYPLDAVYDALEDAPADVRENKRYKELGDFSIDGLAQRLVADFGEQPLDIVFHSLANGPEVKKPLLEVSRAGYLAASSASAYSLVSMVQRFGPLMRPGGSVCSLTYMASERAIPGYGGGMSSAKAQLESDTRVLAFEAGRKWGLRVNTISAGPYASRAASAIGIIQTMVKYCAANSPLPEELEAREVGTTAAFLASKLASGISGSTVYVDKGYHAMGMAVTMPAGTEQISG from the coding sequence ATGCTACCTATCGATCTGACTGGAAAGCGCGCCCTCGTGGCGGGCGTTGCGGATGACAATGGTTTTGGCTGGGCCATTGCCAAAGCCTTCGCGGAAGCGGGTGCGAGTGTGTGTGTGGCCACATGGCCACCAGCGCTCAACATCTTTCTGAACCTGATCGAGCGCGGCAAGATCGACGAGTCGCGCCAGATGCCGGACGGTTCATTGCTCACCTTCGAGCGCATCTATCCGCTCGACGCGGTATATGACGCACTCGAGGATGCCCCCGCCGATGTGCGCGAAAACAAGCGTTACAAGGAACTCGGCGATTTCTCCATCGACGGCCTCGCACAGCGTCTCGTGGCCGACTTCGGCGAGCAGCCGCTCGACATCGTCTTCCATTCGCTGGCCAATGGCCCCGAAGTGAAGAAGCCGCTGCTCGAGGTCAGCCGCGCGGGTTACCTCGCTGCATCGAGCGCCAGTGCATACTCGCTCGTGTCGATGGTGCAGCGCTTCGGTCCGCTGATGCGTCCGGGCGGTTCGGTGTGCTCCCTCACGTACATGGCCAGTGAGCGCGCCATTCCGGGTTACGGCGGCGGCATGTCGTCGGCCAAGGCCCAGCTCGAAAGCGATACCCGTGTGCTGGCTTTCGAAGCCGGCCGGAAGTGGGGGCTGCGCGTCAATACCATCTCGGCCGGTCCGTATGCGTCCCGTGCGGCCAGTGCCATCGGCATCATTCAGACCATGGTCAAGTATTGCGCGGCCAATTCGCCGCTTCCGGAAGAACTGGAAGCCCGTGAAGTGGGCACCACCGCGGCCTTCCTGGCCAGCAAGTTGGCCAGCGGTATTTCGGGGTCCACCGTGTATGTCGACAAGGGCTATCACGCGATGGGCATGGCGGTGACCATGCCCGCTGGCACCGAGCAGATCAGCGGCTGA
- a CDS encoding ATP-binding protein — protein MTDPALRTVDSGPPTVHTVRGLGLRARLLVMSLVTMMPPVLVATMVDLRNDGWPGALLLAGAFAAGGVIAYAAGTYIVRPVEALIQDAHVLSAGLSGHRSVIRSSDEVGQLAVALNQMAETMERRTAALADNERRYRFLFDSNPLPMWAWDAETTNILAVNQAAIDKYGYNREHFLTLQIVDLIDPSEMERFSGARLPFSEARQNAGSWMHRTATGKRLEMEVITTSSRRLGRASWLSVGMDITARREAERALARSEEQLRQAQKMEAIGTFAGGISHDFNNLLTGMLGYCDLLLSQLNPSTEAFADVNEIRALAVRGTELSRQILAVSRKAVLQPAVLDPNAIVLGLDRLLRRLVGEHIALHTHLDSEVGTVRADAGQLEQALLNLVSNARDAMPSGGRIDIRVGPISPEQRQRFTLDAQTEWTSISVADNGTGMSDDVKAHIFEPFFTTKARGKGSGLGLALACSMVERAGGEIRVESTLGVGTTMHLLLPRLDETVERPSDADQESGSLAGTETILLAEDEDAVRTVATAALERRGYRVLAAANGDAALAISLAFPGRIDLLVTDVVMPGMNGRALADRLVMLRPGLPVLYVSGYTDDEVLRKGISADERTLLAKPFTSLELSRRVRTMIDGAAV, from the coding sequence GTGACCGACCCGGCGCTACGCACCGTAGACTCTGGTCCCCCCACCGTGCATACGGTGCGGGGACTGGGACTGCGCGCACGGTTGCTGGTCATGTCGTTGGTGACGATGATGCCGCCGGTGCTGGTGGCCACCATGGTCGATCTGCGCAATGACGGGTGGCCCGGCGCGCTGTTGCTGGCCGGTGCGTTCGCCGCCGGCGGTGTCATTGCCTATGCCGCGGGCACGTACATCGTACGCCCGGTGGAAGCCCTCATTCAGGACGCCCATGTATTGTCGGCCGGCCTGTCTGGACATCGGTCCGTGATCCGCTCCAGCGATGAAGTGGGGCAACTCGCCGTAGCGCTGAACCAGATGGCGGAAACGATGGAGCGTCGCACCGCGGCGCTGGCCGACAATGAACGACGCTATCGATTTCTGTTCGACTCCAATCCGCTCCCGATGTGGGCATGGGATGCGGAAACGACCAACATTCTCGCGGTGAATCAGGCCGCGATCGACAAGTACGGCTACAATCGTGAGCATTTTCTCACGCTGCAGATCGTCGACCTGATCGATCCATCGGAGATGGAACGCTTCAGCGGCGCACGTCTCCCGTTTTCCGAAGCCCGTCAGAATGCGGGCAGTTGGATGCACCGCACGGCCACCGGCAAGCGGCTCGAGATGGAGGTCATCACCACCTCTTCGCGTCGCCTGGGTCGCGCCAGTTGGTTGTCGGTGGGCATGGATATCACCGCACGCCGTGAAGCCGAGCGGGCACTCGCGCGCAGCGAAGAACAGCTTCGCCAGGCGCAGAAGATGGAAGCCATCGGCACGTTTGCCGGCGGCATCTCGCACGACTTCAACAATCTGCTCACCGGCATGCTCGGCTACTGCGATCTGTTGTTGTCGCAGCTCAATCCGAGCACCGAAGCATTTGCCGATGTGAACGAGATCCGTGCGCTTGCGGTACGCGGCACCGAACTGTCTCGGCAAATCCTGGCGGTGAGTCGCAAGGCGGTGTTGCAGCCCGCCGTGCTCGACCCCAACGCCATCGTGTTGGGACTCGACCGCCTGCTGCGCCGCCTGGTGGGTGAACACATTGCGTTGCACACCCATCTCGACAGCGAAGTGGGTACGGTGCGCGCTGATGCGGGGCAGCTCGAACAGGCCCTGCTCAATCTGGTCAGCAATGCCCGTGATGCGATGCCGAGCGGTGGTCGCATCGACATCCGGGTCGGACCGATCTCGCCGGAGCAACGTCAGCGTTTCACGCTCGACGCTCAGACCGAGTGGACGTCGATCAGTGTCGCCGACAACGGTACGGGCATGAGCGACGATGTGAAGGCGCACATCTTCGAGCCGTTCTTTACGACCAAGGCCCGCGGCAAAGGCTCAGGACTTGGCTTGGCGCTGGCCTGCAGCATGGTGGAACGTGCCGGCGGTGAGATCCGGGTGGAATCCACACTGGGTGTGGGCACCACCATGCATCTGCTGCTGCCGCGTCTCGATGAAACCGTGGAACGCCCCAGCGACGCGGATCAGGAGTCGGGATCACTGGCCGGCACCGAAACCATTCTGCTGGCCGAAGACGAAGACGCCGTGCGCACCGTGGCCACGGCGGCGCTGGAGCGTCGTGGCTATCGTGTGCTGGCCGCCGCCAATGGTGATGCGGCGCTGGCCATCTCATTGGCATTTCCCGGGCGCATCGACCTGCTCGTCACCGATGTGGTGATGCCGGGAATGAATGGACGTGCCCTGGCCGATCGCCTCGTGATGCTGCGTCCTGGTTTGCCCGTGTTGTATGTGTCGGGGTACACCGACGACGAGGTCCTGCGAAAGGGAATCAGCGCCGATGAGCGCACGCTGTTGGCCAAGCCATTCACCTCGCTGGAACTGTCCCGTCGGGTGCGCACGATGATCGACGGCGCGGCCGTATGA
- a CDS encoding SRPBCC family protein has protein sequence MMNWILVVMGVIASIILAMLIGGLMAPARLDITRTIRIAARRDEVWRVVRGVQQIPDWAPQLPALEVTQEDMPSTLTVRLRNDSQELVGEWRLRLEVAGDGTDLSVFESSVTSNPIARFLRSFRNRNLRVDGFLGGVAEQLGDYRATPRDQQQ, from the coding sequence ATGATGAACTGGATTCTTGTCGTCATGGGTGTCATCGCATCGATCATCCTGGCGATGCTGATCGGCGGCCTGATGGCGCCGGCGCGTCTCGATATCACTCGCACCATTCGCATTGCCGCACGCCGCGATGAGGTGTGGCGCGTGGTGCGCGGCGTGCAACAGATCCCCGACTGGGCACCGCAACTGCCAGCGCTCGAAGTGACGCAGGAAGACATGCCATCGACACTCACGGTGCGTCTGCGCAATGACAGCCAGGAGCTCGTCGGTGAATGGCGGCTTCGGCTCGAGGTGGCAGGTGACGGTACCGACCTCTCGGTGTTCGAATCGAGTGTGACGAGCAACCCGATTGCGCGCTTCCTGCGGAGTTTCCGCAATCGCAATCTGCGCGTGGACGGCTTTCTGGGTGGTGTGGCAGAGCAGTTGGGCGACTATCGCGCGACGCCGCGAGATCAACAGCAGTAG
- a CDS encoding MFS transporter codes for MTMRADDTHPDRWRMLALISVAELLGMSVWFTGSAVAPQLTERWALSATDVGWLSTVVQLGFVLGTALSAVLNLADVVPARRLFATAATLGAFSNALLLLAPSYGWALVARALCGCCIAGVYPPAMKMASTWFRERRGLAVGTVVGALTVGKASPYLAQAIPDVTVRAVVFASSGAALVAALLIGWRYVDGPYAFPARRFSWGLVGTVFRERRWRLATGGYLGHMAELYSYWTWIPAFLGASAVAHAAATGSPVPTRLVGLLSFGVIAVGGIGCFWGGLVADRIGRARLVNRAMALSGACALLIGLTFGRSWWLLAPLALAWGFFVIADSAQFSVLVTESVPPHAVGTALTVQVSIGFLLTTVTIQIVPLLVQWIGWQWAFAALALGPLLGIASIRRLQRLT; via the coding sequence ATGACCATGCGCGCTGACGACACGCATCCGGACCGCTGGCGCATGCTGGCGCTGATTTCGGTGGCGGAGCTGCTCGGCATGTCGGTGTGGTTCACGGGCAGTGCCGTTGCGCCCCAGCTCACAGAGCGTTGGGCGCTTTCGGCCACGGACGTGGGGTGGCTCTCCACGGTGGTGCAGCTCGGGTTCGTACTCGGTACGGCACTGTCGGCGGTGCTCAACCTGGCCGACGTGGTGCCAGCCCGTCGGCTGTTTGCGACTGCCGCGACACTGGGCGCGTTCAGCAATGCGTTGCTGTTGCTCGCCCCGAGCTATGGTTGGGCGTTGGTTGCACGCGCACTGTGCGGGTGCTGCATCGCGGGCGTGTACCCGCCAGCCATGAAAATGGCGTCCACCTGGTTCCGCGAACGGCGTGGGTTGGCGGTGGGCACAGTGGTGGGCGCACTCACGGTGGGCAAAGCCTCACCGTATCTCGCGCAGGCCATTCCCGATGTCACGGTGCGGGCAGTGGTGTTCGCGTCGAGTGGCGCAGCATTGGTGGCGGCTCTGCTCATCGGATGGCGCTATGTGGATGGCCCGTATGCGTTTCCGGCACGCCGCTTTTCATGGGGCCTGGTGGGCACGGTGTTTCGTGAGCGCCGTTGGCGGTTGGCAACCGGCGGCTATCTCGGACACATGGCCGAGCTGTATTCGTACTGGACGTGGATTCCCGCGTTTCTTGGCGCGAGTGCGGTGGCGCATGCGGCGGCGACCGGCTCGCCGGTGCCGACGCGACTGGTGGGTCTTTTGTCGTTCGGCGTGATCGCGGTGGGTGGCATCGGCTGTTTCTGGGGAGGGCTCGTCGCCGATCGCATCGGCCGCGCGCGCCTGGTGAATCGCGCGATGGCACTGAGCGGTGCATGTGCGCTGCTGATCGGCCTCACTTTTGGTCGCTCGTGGTGGCTGCTCGCGCCACTCGCTCTGGCGTGGGGATTCTTCGTGATCGCCGACAGCGCGCAGTTCTCGGTGCTGGTCACCGAAAGTGTTCCGCCGCACGCCGTGGGCACTGCGCTCACCGTGCAGGTGTCCATTGGTTTTCTACTGACCACCGTCACCATTCAGATCGTGCCGCTGCTGGTGCAGTGGATTGGGTGGCAGTGGGCATTTGCGGCATTGGCGCTCGGGCCGCTGTTGGGCATAGCGAGTATTCGGCGATTGCAGCGGCTGACTTGA